GCACCGGCTTCGGCGCCTCGAACACGATGCGCACGCCGCGTTCGGCCAGCGGTCGCAACTGTTCGATCGCCACCGCGACCTCGCCCGCGCGCCCGCTTACCGCCGCCGGGCTGGCCAGGTCGGCCTGCACCTGCGCGATGTCGAACAGCTGGTACTGCTCCGCCAGGCGCGGCACGCGCAGGCCAGGCAGGAACAGCACATCGCCTGCGCGCGCGTTGGCCTGGATGTCGTCCAGCACGTTCCGGGTGTACGCATCGCAGGCCGGGTTCGGCCCACGCCAGCCCTGCATGCCGACCAGCGCACAGCCGCCGCTGCCGTACAGGCGCACCTGGCCACCGTCCTGCACCACCTTGCGGCGCAGCAGTTCGTTGTAGACCAACGCGTGCGAGTCGCCGGCGACGAACAACACCGTGCCGGTGCCGCTGCCGCCCGGACAGTCGCCCCGCTGCAGCAGGCGCGCCTGCCCGCCCGCGACCGGAATCTGCGATTCGACCACCTGGCAGTCCGGCACTTCCTTCTTCAGGCCCTTCGCATACGGATACCAGTCCAGCGGATGCCGGCTGACCGTGCTCAGCGAGTAGTGCCGTTGATGCTTGACCAGTGCCGACTGAAGACCGGCGCCCAGCACGAGCACCGCCAGCCCCAGCAATACCCAGCGCCCGTTCGTGCGCGGGCCGCGCGCGCCATGCCGCAGCGGCTGCTCCACCCAGCGCCAGGACAGCCAGGCCAGCGCGAACACCAGCAGCACGGCAATGGCGCCGTTGGCCACGGTCTCCAGCCCCACGGTCCAGCGGAACAGCACGAACACCGGCCAATGCCACAGGTATAGCGAGTACGAAAGCTTCCCGACCCAGACCATCGGCGCGCTGGACAGCGCGCGCCCGGTCCAGCCCTGCGGGTGGCCGTGCAGCACCGCGAGCAGCACGCCGGTGGACAGCACCGGCCACAGTCCGTCCGGCCAGGGCGAGTGCCCCGGCCGGGCAGACCACAGCCCATACCCGAGTGCCGCCACCGCAAGCAGCAGCACCGGCGAACGCCAAGAGATTCCACGTGCCACCGGTACCGCAGTGAAGCGCCCGGCCAGCGACATCGCCTGGTACAGCAGCACACCGGCGCCCAGCTGCCAGAAACGGGTGGTGGTGACATAGAACGCCTGGATCTCCTGCCCGCCCTGCGCTACCAGGCGCAGCGCGTAGGCCAGCGACGCCAGCGTGGCCAGGGCGAACAGGCCCAGCGACAGCGCGCGGCCGCGTCCACCGCGCGCCCAGGCCAGGAACAACATCGGGAACAGCAGGTAGAACTGCTCTTCCACGCCCAGCGACCAGGTGTGGGTGTACGGATTGAACTCGGTGCGCGGCGAGAAGTAGTCGTTGCCGGTGCTGGCCAGCACCCAGTTGCTCAGGCCGAAGAACGCGCGACGGCCGGTCTTGTCGCTGGTCTCGCTGAGCCAGGATTCGGGAATGAACAGCGCGCTGAGCACGGCGGTGACCAGCAGGCAGACCACCAGTGCCGGCACGATCCGACGGATGCGCCGCGCGTAGAAACGCAGCAGGCCCTGCCAGCCCCCTACTGCGGGCAGTCGGTCGACCGACGCGCTGACCACGAAGCCGGAGATCACGAAAAACACGTCGACGCCGGTGAAGCCGCCGGGCAGCCAGCTGGCCTTGAGGTGGTACAGGATCACCGACAGCACCGCGACGGCACGCAGGCCGTCGATGTGTGGGACGTAGGTCTGTCGCAATTGGCTTTCCTGCATGCACACTCCTGTGACCTGGCGACCTGCCTCGCAGGCCGTCAGGTGGCATTACATGGGGCGATTACGCGCTTACCAGACCAGGTCGTCCGGCACCTGGTAGGCCGGGTCGGCGTACGGGTCGTCTTCGGCCGGTGCGTTCGGATCCACGCGCAGCGCGACCGACGGGGCGAACACCGCTTCGGCTTCGTCGAGCACCGCCGCGGTCACCAGCAGGTAACGGCCATTGCTCTGCAGCACGCCCAGTTCGCCGGCGTTGAGCTGGCGCAGCTGGTCGGCAGTGACGTAGATGCGCTTGATCTTGCCGCCATACGGGAAGTGCCGGGCAATGTCGGCGGCTTCATCGTTGAGCGCCTTGCCCTTGAGCAGTTCGTCGAGCTTGACCTTGGCTTCGCGGCGCACGCGCGCCTCTTCCTGCTTCAGGCGCTCGGCTTCGATGCGGTCATCCTTTTCCTTCTGCGCGCGGATCGCATAGGCCTTGGCCAGGTCGATGTCCTCGCGCGAGCGCGGCGTGCCCTGGGCGGGCTTCTGGCCCTGGCCCTGGCCCTGGCCCGGATGGGCTCCGCCGCCACCGGGGCGGCCCTTGCCCTGCGGACCGCGACGGGCGTCGCCATCGCGCGCGGGGCGCTGGCCATCGCGCGGCGGGCGCGCGCCCTCGGCGGCCCTGCCCTGCGGGCGGCCACCGTGCGGCTTGTTCGGGGGCCGGCCATCACGGCGGGCGTCGGGCTTGCGTTCGGGCGTGGGCGCGGACTTGAAGCCCAGGCCCAGCAGCTGGTCGCGGAGGGTATCGCTCATGACGTTGGGTCGATCAGTAGTGCGGGGGCGGTGGTTCTTCGCCCGAATCGGAATACAGCGCGTTGCGGACCTTGCCCAGGTCCTCCAGCAGCAGGCGGGTCAGGTCGGCGTTGCGACTGCCCTCGATGCGGGCGTCGGCCAGCGCTTCGCTGAGCTCGGCCAGCGCCTGTTCCTGGAAGGACACGCGCATTTCAAGCTCGACCAGGCGCGCTTCCAGCGCCTGCTCACGCGCGGAGGGAGTGGACTCATGCATGCAGCGAACGTCCCCGGCCAATGCCGTAGTAAGCCAGGCCCGCGGCTTCGATCTCCTGCGGGTCGTACAGGTTGCGGCCGTCGAACACCACCGCATCCTTCAGCGTTTCGCGCAGGCGGTTGAAGTCCGGGCTGCGGAACTGCTTCCATTCGGTGACCACCACCAGCGCGTCGGCGCCGTCGATGGCGTCGTAAGCACTGTCGCAGAACACCAGGTCGTCGCGCTCGCCAAAAATGCGGCGCGCTTCTTCGGTGGCTTCCGGGTCGTAGGCGCGCACGGTGGCGCCGCCTTCCCACAGCTGCGCCAGCAGGCGG
This portion of the Stenotrophomonas aracearum genome encodes:
- a CDS encoding acyltransferase family protein, which translates into the protein MQESQLRQTYVPHIDGLRAVAVLSVILYHLKASWLPGGFTGVDVFFVISGFVVSASVDRLPAVGGWQGLLRFYARRIRRIVPALVVCLLVTAVLSALFIPESWLSETSDKTGRRAFFGLSNWVLASTGNDYFSPRTEFNPYTHTWSLGVEEQFYLLFPMLFLAWARGGRGRALSLGLFALATLASLAYALRLVAQGGQEIQAFYVTTTRFWQLGAGVLLYQAMSLAGRFTAVPVARGISWRSPVLLLAVAALGYGLWSARPGHSPWPDGLWPVLSTGVLLAVLHGHPQGWTGRALSSAPMVWVGKLSYSLYLWHWPVFVLFRWTVGLETVANGAIAVLLVFALAWLSWRWVEQPLRHGARGPRTNGRWVLLGLAVLVLGAGLQSALVKHQRHYSLSTVSRHPLDWYPYAKGLKKEVPDCQVVESQIPVAGGQARLLQRGDCPGGSGTGTVLFVAGDSHALVYNELLRRKVVQDGGQVRLYGSGGCALVGMQGWRGPNPACDAYTRNVLDDIQANARAGDVLFLPGLRVPRLAEQYQLFDIAQVQADLASPAAVSGRAGEVAVAIEQLRPLAERGVRIVFEAPKPVLPAPPYRCSDVFNRHNPICINGMEIPRAQTEAMRAPVLDSLKQVAAALPGATVWDPLPLLCPGDVCKPDLDGRPLYFDGDHLSGYGNRVLLPSFREQVR
- a CDS encoding DUF2058 domain-containing protein, with the protein product MSDTLRDQLLGLGFKSAPTPERKPDARRDGRPPNKPHGGRPQGRAAEGARPPRDGQRPARDGDARRGPQGKGRPGGGGAHPGQGQGQGQKPAQGTPRSREDIDLAKAYAIRAQKEKDDRIEAERLKQEEARVRREAKVKLDELLKGKALNDEAADIARHFPYGGKIKRIYVTADQLRQLNAGELGVLQSNGRYLLVTAAVLDEAEAVFAPSVALRVDPNAPAEDDPYADPAYQVPDDLVW
- a CDS encoding SlyX family protein, translating into MHESTPSAREQALEARLVELEMRVSFQEQALAELSEALADARIEGSRNADLTRLLLEDLGKVRNALYSDSGEEPPPPHY